Proteins encoded within one genomic window of Streptomyces sp. NBC_01314:
- a CDS encoding TIGR03943 family protein: MKRPLQALLLLLSGLGLLHATLLTDHYLRYVKEGMHPLLIASGALLLVLGAAEAWSLWRRDGAAERESHDGDHDHDGDHDGDQDHDGDQDHDHDHGHDHSTLPRVAWLLLLPALSLLFYAPPAIGAYTASREAPKAVTITEQDDFDPLPKTSPLPMTLTDFTRRVQQDRDRAIDGRTVQLTGFVTPDKGTAGKEGDEAGGGGNADWYLTRVIFSCCAADAQFVKVRVHDTPAPPADTWVTLTGTWHHAGTLGTSSAGAALDARTIKKITRPTNGYTDGLPLTPS, from the coding sequence GTGAAACGACCCCTGCAGGCGCTCCTTCTCCTCCTCAGCGGCCTGGGCCTTCTCCACGCCACCCTCCTCACCGACCACTACCTCAGATACGTCAAGGAGGGCATGCACCCCCTCCTCATCGCCTCGGGCGCGCTGCTGCTCGTGCTCGGCGCGGCGGAGGCATGGTCACTGTGGAGACGGGACGGGGCCGCCGAGCGGGAGAGCCACGACGGCGACCACGACCATGACGGCGACCACGACGGCGACCAAGACCACGACGGCGACCAAGACCACGACCACGACCACGGCCATGACCACTCCACCCTGCCCCGAGTCGCCTGGCTTCTGCTCCTCCCCGCCCTGAGCCTGCTCTTCTACGCCCCGCCGGCCATCGGCGCGTACACCGCCTCCCGCGAGGCCCCCAAGGCGGTCACGATCACCGAACAGGACGACTTCGACCCCCTGCCGAAGACCTCACCCCTGCCGATGACCCTCACGGACTTCACCCGCCGCGTGCAGCAGGACCGCGACCGGGCCATCGACGGCCGAACCGTCCAGCTGACCGGCTTCGTCACCCCCGACAAGGGGACTGCCGGCAAGGAGGGCGACGAAGCAGGCGGTGGCGGGAACGCCGACTGGTATCTCACCCGCGTGATCTTCAGTTGCTGTGCCGCCGACGCCCAGTTCGTGAAGGTACGCGTCCATGACACCCCGGCCCCGCCCGCCGACACCTGGGTCACCCTCACCGGCACCTGGCACCATGCCGGCACCCTCGGCACGAGCTCCGCCGGGGCGGCTCTCGACGCCCGGACCATCAAGAAGATCACCCGCCCGACCAACGGCTACACGGACGGCCTCCCGCTCACCCCCTCCTGA